One genomic region from Rhizobium rosettiformans encodes:
- a CDS encoding conjugal transfer protein TrbD yields MPAHETSLVSHPIHRALSRPNLLMGGDRELVLLTGLVCVILVFVVITITAAILGAFAWIVMVSVLRLMARKDPMMRRIYLRHIRYRPVYRATSTPFAR; encoded by the coding sequence ATGCCGGCGCATGAGACTTCACTCGTTTCGCATCCCATCCATCGCGCCTTGTCGCGCCCCAATCTTCTGATGGGCGGCGATCGCGAACTCGTCCTGTTAACCGGGCTGGTCTGCGTCATCCTGGTGTTTGTGGTGATTACAATCACCGCCGCCATTCTGGGCGCCTTCGCATGGATCGTCATGGTTTCGGTTCTGCGCCTCATGGCACGCAAGGATCCAATGATGCGCCGCATCTATCTGCGCCATATCCGATATCGACCCGTCTACCGCGCCACATCCACTCCGTTTGCCAGGTGA
- a CDS encoding VirB4 family type IV secretion/conjugal transfer ATPase, which translates to MVALSMFRQRGPSFADLMPYAALVEDGTLLLKDGSLLAGWYFFGPDTESATPLERNRISHEINAIISKLGSGWMLQVDSLRVPSVGYHERERSHFPDPVSRAIDEERRRHFKMKDRHFESRQTLVLTYKPTHRAGEGMSQFVFSTEISARTRPADRALAAFSNAIREIEQYLSATITLQRMRVHRVNEVLGLREARFDSLLQFVRFCISGENMPVRLPDVGMYLDCILTAQMEHGTTPKLDDRHIGVVAIDGFPSQSWPGILNALDQMPLSYRWSSRFIFLDAEDARRRLEQKRRRWQQKVRPFLDQLFQTDGRSLDQDAATMVAETEHAIGQANSGLVAFGYYTSVIVLFDDHSGRLLENAELVRRMIQAEGFGARIETLNATEAYLGSLPGNWYANVRDPLINTNNLADLLPLNSVWTGDSTAPCPFYPSNAPALIQVASGSTPFHFNLHHEDVGHTLIFGPTGSGKSTLLALIAAQFRRYENAQIFAFDKGMSLMPLTRAVGGDHHEIGAEADGRAVLSFCPLAELETDADRAFATEFVETLLVFQGVTVTPLHRNAIAHQIALMAASPGRSLSDFVSGVQSREIKEGLTHYTVNGPMGHLMDAEKDTLSFQSFQCIELEALMTMGERNLVPVLLHLFRRIEKRLTGAPSLIILDEAWLMLGHPVFREKIREWLKVLRKANCAVILATQSISDAERSGIVDVLVESCPTKICLANPAAETPSMASFYERLGFNHRQIEIIATARPKKDYYCATPKGRRLFEMALGPLTLAFTGVSDAEQIRTIKTLCQAHGPDWPRHWLSLKGETDALSLLDD; encoded by the coding sequence ATGGTTGCACTTTCAATGTTTCGACAGCGCGGGCCATCCTTTGCGGATCTCATGCCCTATGCCGCCCTGGTCGAGGATGGAACTCTCTTGTTGAAGGACGGCAGCCTCTTGGCCGGCTGGTATTTCTTCGGTCCAGACACTGAAAGTGCGACACCGCTCGAAAGAAACAGAATATCACATGAAATCAATGCGATAATCTCAAAACTCGGCTCAGGCTGGATGCTGCAGGTTGACAGTCTGCGGGTGCCAAGTGTGGGCTATCATGAGCGCGAGCGCTCGCATTTTCCAGACCCGGTATCCCGGGCGATCGATGAGGAACGACGACGCCACTTCAAGATGAAGGATCGGCACTTCGAAAGTCGGCAGACCCTTGTCCTGACCTACAAGCCCACCCATCGGGCAGGGGAGGGAATGTCACAATTCGTCTTCTCAACCGAAATCAGCGCGCGCACTCGCCCGGCCGACAGAGCACTCGCTGCCTTTTCCAACGCCATCAGGGAAATCGAGCAATATCTGTCAGCGACGATCACCCTTCAAAGGATGCGGGTTCACCGCGTGAACGAAGTCCTTGGCCTTCGAGAGGCACGTTTCGACAGCCTGCTGCAGTTTGTCAGGTTCTGTATCAGCGGCGAAAACATGCCGGTCAGGCTTCCTGATGTCGGCATGTATCTCGATTGTATCTTAACCGCCCAGATGGAGCATGGCACAACCCCCAAGCTCGACGACCGGCATATTGGTGTGGTTGCGATCGATGGCTTTCCGTCACAAAGCTGGCCGGGCATCTTGAATGCACTCGACCAGATGCCCCTGTCATATCGCTGGTCTTCACGGTTCATCTTCCTTGACGCTGAAGACGCAAGGCGCAGGCTCGAACAGAAGCGGCGGAGATGGCAGCAAAAGGTAAGGCCGTTTCTCGATCAGCTTTTTCAGACTGACGGGCGCTCACTTGACCAGGATGCCGCCACCATGGTGGCCGAGACGGAGCATGCCATCGGCCAGGCCAATTCTGGCCTCGTCGCCTTTGGCTACTATACGTCGGTAATCGTGCTTTTCGATGATCACTCCGGCAGGCTTCTCGAAAACGCAGAACTGGTTCGACGCATGATCCAGGCGGAAGGTTTTGGCGCCCGGATCGAAACACTGAACGCTACGGAAGCCTATCTCGGCAGCCTGCCCGGAAACTGGTATGCCAATGTCCGCGATCCTTTGATCAACACCAACAATCTTGCTGATCTTCTTCCGCTGAACTCGGTCTGGACAGGCGATAGTACCGCTCCTTGCCCATTTTACCCGTCCAATGCGCCAGCATTGATCCAGGTGGCATCGGGATCGACGCCATTTCATTTCAATCTTCACCATGAAGATGTCGGTCATACCCTGATCTTCGGTCCGACAGGATCCGGGAAATCGACCCTGCTTGCTCTGATTGCGGCGCAGTTTCGCCGCTACGAAAATGCGCAGATCTTCGCCTTTGACAAAGGCATGTCGTTGATGCCGCTGACACGTGCCGTCGGCGGTGACCATCACGAGATCGGCGCCGAAGCCGATGGGCGGGCAGTGCTTTCCTTCTGCCCGCTTGCCGAGCTTGAAACCGACGCCGACCGCGCCTTTGCCACCGAATTCGTCGAGACGCTTCTCGTCTTCCAGGGCGTCACGGTGACACCTTTGCACCGCAATGCGATCGCCCATCAGATCGCTTTGATGGCGGCGTCCCCTGGCCGTTCCCTTTCGGATTTCGTCAGTGGCGTTCAATCGCGAGAGATCAAGGAAGGTCTGACGCACTACACAGTCAATGGACCGATGGGCCATCTCATGGATGCCGAGAAGGATACGCTTTCATTCCAGTCCTTCCAGTGCATCGAACTCGAAGCCCTGATGACCATGGGTGAGCGCAATCTGGTTCCGGTCCTTCTGCATCTCTTTCGGCGCATCGAGAAGAGACTGACCGGTGCACCGAGCCTGATCATACTCGACGAGGCCTGGTTGATGCTGGGTCACCCGGTGTTTCGGGAGAAGATCCGCGAATGGCTGAAAGTGCTGCGCAAGGCAAACTGCGCTGTCATCCTTGCGACGCAGTCGATCTCGGACGCCGAGCGGTCCGGTATTGTCGACGTTCTCGTTGAAAGCTGCCCGACCAAGATCTGCCTTGCCAATCCTGCAGCCGAGACCCCGTCAATGGCATCCTTTTACGAGCGGCTCGGCTTCAACCACCGACAGATCGAGATCATCGCAACGGCTCGCCCGAAGAAAGACTATTACTGCGCGACCCCAAAAGGGCGCCGGCTTTTCGAGATGGCGCTTGGGCCCCTGACGCTCGCCTTCACCGGCGTGTCGGATGCTGAACAGATCAGGACGATCAAGACCCTTTGTCAGGCCCATGGCCCGGACTGGCCGCGGCACTGGCTGAGCTTGAAAGGAGAGACAGATGCCTTGTCGCTGCTTGATGACTAA
- the trbJ gene encoding P-type conjugative transfer protein TrbJ, whose translation MCSAWAIAHMSPAFAGSVTGAATEWTQLANNAELVGLLESSGEQVSHQLTQISQLAQQIQNQLQIYSTLLQNTAALPAHVWGDVEADLMKLKEIAVQGEGIAFTMGNADEILAQRFGGYADFRQARPSGESFAETYKTWSKSNQETIAASLRVAGLTTEQFESEAATMPALKRLSETSDGQMKALQVGHDIAVEQVAQLQKLRGLFAQQMTLSAAWLQSEQSLRDLAQARREAFFGSAIEDIPQGQKMEPRW comes from the coding sequence ATGTGCTCTGCATGGGCTATTGCCCATATGTCTCCGGCGTTTGCGGGTTCAGTGACGGGGGCTGCAACCGAATGGACGCAGCTTGCCAACAATGCCGAGCTCGTCGGCCTCCTCGAAAGCTCGGGCGAGCAGGTCAGCCACCAACTGACACAGATCAGCCAGCTTGCCCAGCAGATCCAGAACCAGCTGCAGATCTATTCCACCCTGTTGCAGAACACGGCAGCCCTTCCCGCCCATGTCTGGGGCGATGTGGAAGCCGATCTCATGAAGCTCAAAGAGATTGCAGTGCAAGGCGAGGGCATCGCCTTCACCATGGGCAATGCCGACGAAATCCTCGCCCAGCGATTTGGCGGCTATGCGGACTTCCGGCAGGCGCGGCCAAGCGGCGAGAGTTTTGCCGAGACTTACAAGACTTGGTCGAAGAGCAATCAGGAGACGATTGCAGCGAGTTTGCGCGTCGCCGGCCTGACGACAGAGCAGTTTGAAAGCGAGGCCGCCACCATGCCGGCGCTCAAACGTCTCTCCGAGACGTCAGACGGGCAAATGAAGGCCCTGCAGGTTGGCCATGACATTGCCGTCGAGCAGGTCGCCCAGCTGCAGAAACTGCGAGGACTCTTTGCCCAGCAGATGACGCTTTCGGCGGCATGGCTGCAATCCGAGCAGTCGTTGAGAGATCTGGCCCAGGCCCGGCGGGAAGCCTTCTTCGGCAGTGCGATCGAGGACATCCCACAAGGTCAGAAGATGGAGCCACGCTGGTGA
- the trbL gene encoding P-type conjugative transfer protein TrbL has product MARPTSARIWLAAISLFCLSTPGFSQQGAMLSELENQVVAATHDWQTTIMEAARSLFWILAAIEIGLAAIWLALSAASLDGWFAELVRRILFVGFFAFLLEQGPGFAKSVVDSLFAIGAGQGSASPAEIFDAGIKVASGLSEQARFGVFEDNALAIASVIAMGVVVICFSLVAAIFVAVMVEMYVGLLAGMIMLGLGGSSFTKDFALRYLVYAFSVGMKLMALVMIARIGSEVLLGLAAAPLNDSDPLLSTLSMAGLSVVVFLISLYVPTIVQGVVQGVSVTQGLEVIRHGSQAGTMAAGGAFLGATAAKVGFGAADAARARGASRVEAAMIGLSAGAGQAARALSAAARDKMIAAPGAQHASLLGLANAKLDAAAPAGMNKSASASGSLPKTPNPEERR; this is encoded by the coding sequence ATGGCGAGGCCCACATCAGCCCGCATCTGGCTTGCCGCAATCAGCCTGTTTTGCCTGTCGACACCGGGGTTTTCACAACAGGGCGCCATGCTGAGCGAGTTGGAAAACCAGGTGGTTGCAGCAACGCATGACTGGCAGACCACCATCATGGAGGCCGCACGGTCCCTGTTCTGGATCCTGGCGGCGATCGAAATCGGTCTTGCGGCAATCTGGCTGGCATTGTCTGCAGCCTCGCTTGACGGCTGGTTTGCCGAACTGGTGCGCCGGATCCTGTTTGTCGGCTTTTTTGCCTTCCTGCTCGAACAAGGGCCAGGCTTTGCAAAGTCCGTGGTCGACAGTCTGTTTGCGATCGGAGCAGGGCAGGGGTCAGCCTCTCCGGCCGAGATTTTTGACGCCGGCATCAAGGTTGCCTCCGGTCTTTCAGAGCAGGCCCGTTTCGGTGTCTTCGAGGATAATGCACTGGCAATAGCCTCCGTGATTGCCATGGGCGTTGTCGTCATCTGCTTCTCGCTGGTCGCGGCCATCTTCGTCGCCGTCATGGTCGAAATGTATGTCGGGCTTCTGGCCGGAATGATCATGCTGGGGCTCGGCGGCTCGTCCTTCACCAAGGATTTCGCGCTTCGCTATCTGGTCTATGCCTTTTCGGTCGGCATGAAGCTGATGGCACTGGTGATGATTGCCCGGATCGGATCGGAGGTTCTGCTTGGCCTTGCGGCCGCTCCCCTCAATGACAGTGATCCTCTGCTTTCGACCCTCTCGATGGCGGGCCTCTCCGTCGTGGTGTTCCTCATTTCGCTCTACGTCCCGACCATCGTGCAGGGTGTCGTGCAAGGCGTTTCGGTCACCCAGGGGCTTGAAGTGATCCGCCATGGTTCGCAGGCCGGCACGATGGCGGCCGGGGGCGCCTTTCTGGGGGCGACCGCTGCAAAGGTCGGTTTCGGAGCCGCCGATGCAGCACGGGCTCGAGGCGCCTCTCGCGTTGAGGCTGCCATGATCGGGCTTTCAGCCGGCGCCGGGCAGGCAGCGCGGGCTTTGAGCGCTGCGGCTCGCGACAAGATGATCGCAGCCCCCGGTGCCCAGCACGCCTCACTCTTAGGGCTTGCAAACGCCAAACTCGATGCGGCGGCACCAGCAGGGATGAACAAGTCGGCCTCTGCTTCAGGGTCCTTGCCCAAAACGCCAAACCCTGAGGAGAGGCGGTGA
- the trbF gene encoding conjugal transfer protein TrbF, with translation MTKNNPLPDNPYLSARLEWNERYGGFVREAKIWRAVALLSLCLATTGFGYALFLSQTTRLVPYIVEIDRLGSPVAAGIPEQIEYADQRVVRAILGNFIASFRSVTPDAVVQKQYIDRTYAHLRASDPSTEKINAWFRTNSPFEAAKRVTVAVEVSSIVALSERSYQIDWSEFERDRRGRETASRRFRAIASVTLTEPQDEAVIRLNPIGLYVRDFDWTAQL, from the coding sequence ATGACGAAGAACAATCCGCTTCCGGATAACCCCTATCTGTCGGCAAGGCTTGAATGGAATGAGCGCTATGGCGGCTTCGTGCGGGAGGCGAAGATATGGAGGGCGGTCGCCCTGCTCAGTCTTTGTCTGGCGACCACCGGCTTCGGCTACGCCCTTTTTCTCAGCCAGACGACCAGGCTCGTTCCCTACATCGTCGAGATTGATCGGTTGGGGAGCCCGGTTGCCGCGGGGATCCCCGAACAGATCGAATATGCCGATCAGCGCGTGGTCAGGGCCATCCTTGGCAACTTCATCGCCAGCTTTCGCTCTGTCACCCCCGATGCGGTGGTCCAAAAGCAATATATCGACCGCACCTACGCGCATCTGAGGGCATCCGATCCGTCGACCGAGAAGATCAATGCCTGGTTTCGCACCAATTCGCCCTTTGAGGCCGCCAAGCGTGTGACGGTGGCAGTCGAAGTGTCGAGCATCGTCGCTCTGTCAGAGCGAAGCTATCAGATCGATTGGAGCGAGTTTGAAAGGGATCGCAGGGGCCGGGAAACCGCAAGCCGACGATTTCGCGCCATCGCGTCAGTGACACTCACCGAGCCACAGGATGAAGCCGTCATCCGGCTCAATCCCATCGGCCTTTACGTGCGCGACTTCGATTGGACCGCACAGCTCTAG
- the trbG gene encoding P-type conjugative transfer protein TrbG produces MTPAEVKALSHSSAWQGGRGGVTHGPDGKILFVFGDGQASIICAPLQVCDIELQAQEIVKDVLVGDSVRWSVEAASSGEGGQQTIHLIVRPTEANLATSMIVTTSMRTYHIRLRSHESRYMARVGFSYPQTSPAQIATVNARLRAQGEPASPGRLDFAYRIEGQAKWRPSRVYFDGQKTYIQFPAGVSNAEMPVLFLMSEGERQIVNYRVNRDVMIVDQQVDRAVLLAGTGWRQKKITIRRGR; encoded by the coding sequence ATGACGCCTGCCGAAGTCAAGGCGCTCAGCCATTCGAGCGCCTGGCAAGGCGGCCGGGGTGGCGTGACGCACGGCCCCGATGGCAAGATCCTCTTCGTCTTCGGAGACGGCCAGGCTTCGATTATCTGTGCGCCGCTGCAGGTCTGCGATATCGAGCTTCAGGCACAGGAGATCGTCAAGGACGTGCTGGTCGGCGACAGCGTGCGCTGGAGCGTTGAGGCGGCAAGCTCGGGTGAGGGCGGACAACAGACAATTCACCTCATCGTACGTCCGACGGAAGCCAATCTGGCAACGTCGATGATCGTCACGACATCGATGCGCACCTATCACATCCGGCTGAGATCGCATGAGAGCCGCTATATGGCGCGAGTGGGCTTTTCCTATCCTCAAACATCGCCAGCACAGATCGCGACCGTCAATGCGAGGCTTCGGGCGCAGGGGGAGCCAGCATCGCCCGGCAGACTTGATTTTGCCTACAGGATCGAGGGCCAGGCAAAGTGGCGGCCAAGCCGCGTCTATTTTGATGGCCAGAAGACCTACATCCAGTTTCCAGCCGGAGTTTCCAATGCCGAGATGCCCGTGCTCTTCCTCATGTCAGAGGGAGAGCGGCAAATCGTCAACTACCGGGTCAACCGCGATGTGATGATCGTCGACCAACAGGTGGACAGAGCCGTGCTCCTGGCAGGAACCGGATGGCGACAGAAGAAGATCACCATCAGGCGGGGGCGTTGA